The Chitinophagales bacterium genome has a window encoding:
- a CDS encoding TetR/AcrR family transcriptional regulator codes for MAKEQLDNNTENRIKNAARAVFYRKGFAATKTRDIAEEAGINVALLNYYFRSKEKLFNIIMLETLLAFFQSMAAVVRDEETTLEEKIERMVDRYIDVLVNEPTIPVFIMSELRNNPDELLAQLNIRQMMSGAALFRQLEDYMRENNRKPVPPVYFIINLLGLVAFPFIASPIVRHMGNLSQEQFNHMMIERKQLIPVWIKAILNS; via the coding sequence ATGGCAAAGGAACAATTGGACAACAACACGGAAAACCGCATAAAGAATGCAGCGAGGGCTGTTTTCTACCGTAAAGGGTTTGCGGCAACCAAGACCAGGGATATTGCTGAAGAGGCAGGTATCAACGTAGCATTGCTGAACTATTATTTCCGTAGTAAGGAAAAGCTGTTCAATATCATCATGCTGGAAACGCTGCTGGCATTTTTCCAGTCGATGGCGGCGGTAGTGCGCGATGAGGAAACGACTCTTGAAGAGAAAATTGAACGTATGGTTGACCGTTACATAGACGTGTTGGTAAACGAACCAACCATACCCGTTTTTATTATGAGCGAGTTGAGAAACAACCCTGACGAATTGTTGGCACAACTAAATATAAGACAAATGATGTCGGGTGCAGCGCTGTTCAGGCAACTGGAAGACTATATGCGAGAGAATAACCGCAAGCCTGTGCCACCTGTTTACTTCATCATCAACCTGCTGGGGTTGGTAGCTTTCCCCTTTATCGCCAGTCCTATTGTAAGGCATATGGGCAACCTGTCGCAAGAGCAGTTCAACCATATGATGATAGAAAGAAAGCAACTGATACCGGTATGGATCAAGGCCATACTTAATTCGTAA
- a CDS encoding lipocalin family protein, translating to MNLTGKILTLLCGIALFAACTKSETDKEPDPASSSTSTDNLSAVGKLLVAGKWQLTASTATAQYNGKDTTADLYADMDDCEKDDFIQFAADGTVTRDENTNKCTGHPQSATMTWKLMDNDTRIAIYDNNPDTMGLEVTTAQMKFTLTQPNSSNVPVTYVDIYKNIK from the coding sequence ATGAATCTGACCGGCAAGATATTAACTTTATTATGCGGCATAGCACTCTTTGCCGCCTGTACCAAATCTGAAACCGATAAGGAGCCCGACCCTGCAAGCAGCAGCACAAGCACCGATAACCTCTCTGCCGTAGGCAAGCTACTGGTAGCTGGCAAATGGCAATTAACGGCCAGCACCGCCACCGCGCAATACAACGGTAAAGACACCACCGCCGACCTGTATGCCGATATGGACGACTGCGAAAAGGACGACTTTATCCAGTTCGCTGCCGATGGTACGGTAACAAGGGATGAGAATACCAACAAATGCACAGGCCACCCGCAAAGCGCCACCATGACCTGGAAACTCATGGACAATGATACCAGGATCGCTATATACGACAACAACCCCGATACTATGGGCCTGGAAGTGACAACCGCCCAAATGAAATTCACCCTGACACAGCCCAATAGCTCAAACGTGCCCGTTACCTACGTTGATATATATAAGAATATTAAGTAA
- a CDS encoding sulfatase-like hydrolase/transferase — protein sequence MEFNQKLEQLGKQPDIILIITDEQTTPTENYPPGWEAQNLETLTFLKQNGFSFNKAFCNTCMCSPSRATLFTGTYPAIHNVSQTLTEGGPLSPAEPTLDNTLPNIMNTLWASGYDVQYRGKWHMSKGAAANGANTNYDQLTAADIALYGAMGWEAPDAGEDVNPLNFGGGYANHDAKYVAQGVKYLKQVKARRAAGDNTPYCLIVSLVNPHDVLAYPNTAGLYGYKPDTWLGRDIALPATVNEQLLKSKKPLAQELILLGMNVLLGPLPDETSMLNYVNFYAYLQTMVDKEIGHLVKELYAEADGTRLADKAIVIQTSDHGEMGLAHGGLRQKTFVAYEEAIKVPMVISNPVLFDNGPVGSDALATLVDIMPTLMELANVAEPPTNLAGTSLLPIITEGRPVQDSILFTFDDTKAGSNNKWSAVNAANRIRCIRTENWKFDYYFDAMGTYANQYELYDLANDPLETTNLAYDKSYKTQRDELEQQLKQLEITKLLKRLP from the coding sequence ATGGAATTCAACCAGAAGCTGGAACAGTTGGGCAAACAGCCCGACATCATCCTCATTATTACTGACGAACAAACTACGCCTACGGAAAATTATCCGCCGGGTTGGGAAGCACAAAACCTGGAGACGCTTACATTCCTCAAACAGAATGGCTTCAGTTTCAACAAGGCTTTTTGCAATACATGTATGTGTTCGCCGAGCCGCGCTACTTTGTTTACAGGCACCTATCCTGCTATTCACAACGTGAGCCAGACGCTGACGGAGGGCGGCCCTTTATCACCTGCCGAGCCGACACTGGACAACACATTGCCCAATATTATGAACACCCTTTGGGCCAGTGGTTACGATGTGCAATACAGGGGCAAATGGCACATGAGTAAAGGTGCAGCGGCCAACGGTGCCAATACCAATTACGATCAGCTTACTGCCGCCGACATAGCACTATATGGTGCAATGGGGTGGGAGGCTCCTGATGCGGGCGAAGATGTTAACCCGCTCAACTTTGGTGGAGGGTATGCCAACCACGATGCCAAATATGTGGCACAAGGTGTTAAATACCTGAAGCAGGTAAAGGCGCGCAGGGCTGCGGGCGATAATACACCTTACTGCCTTATTGTTTCGTTGGTTAACCCGCACGACGTACTGGCTTACCCCAATACTGCAGGTTTATACGGCTACAAGCCCGACACCTGGCTGGGGCGTGATATTGCTTTGCCAGCAACGGTGAATGAGCAACTGTTGAAAAGTAAAAAACCGCTGGCACAGGAACTGATACTGCTGGGCATGAATGTATTGTTAGGACCTTTGCCTGACGAAACATCTATGCTGAACTATGTCAACTTTTACGCCTACCTGCAAACTATGGTTGACAAGGAAATAGGCCACCTGGTAAAAGAACTGTATGCTGAAGCGGATGGAACAAGGCTGGCTGATAAGGCTATTGTTATCCAGACATCCGACCATGGTGAAATGGGGCTGGCGCATGGCGGACTCAGGCAAAAAACATTTGTTGCATACGAAGAGGCCATCAAAGTACCGATGGTGATATCTAACCCGGTGTTGTTTGACAATGGCCCTGTGGGTTCAGACGCTCTGGCGACACTGGTAGATATTATGCCTACATTGATGGAACTGGCAAATGTAGCCGAGCCGCCAACCAACCTTGCGGGTACCAGCCTGCTGCCCATCATTACAGAGGGCAGGCCTGTTCAGGACAGTATCCTGTTCACGTTCGATGATACCAAGGCGGGTTCTAACAACAAATGGTCAGCCGTAAACGCGGCCAACCGCATCCGTTGTATCAGGACGGAGAACTGGAAGTTTGATTACTATTTCGACGCGATGGGCACTTATGCCAACCAGTATGAGCTATACGACCTGGCCAACGACCCGCTGGAGACCACCAACCTTGCCTATGACAAAAGCTACAAAACACAGCGCGACGAACTGGAACAACAGCTAAAACAACTGGAAATAACCAAACTACTGAAGAGGTTACCATAA
- a CDS encoding ABC-F family ATP-binding cassette domain-containing protein: MLVSLQNISFYFGSRPILENASWQVDTGQRIGLVGSNGAGKSTLLRIITGAYTIDSGTINKPKDVTIGFFNQDLLSFSTENSILSVGMQAFERAHEVEIEMNKVLKELETKPDDEVLLDKYSHLLHDFEVAGGYEMEHKAAEVLEGLGFSTTDLQRPYNQFSGGWRMRVLLAKMMLQAPDLLLLDEPTNHLDLPSIEWLERYLQGYPGSVIIVSHDRYFLDRMVNRIVEVWQQSLHLYTGNYSFYQKEKVERMELQQRAYENQKDYIRQQERFIERFKAKASKAAQAQSAMKRLDKLDKIEAPDASIPTMNINFDVKTQPGKIICTLKDISKKFGEQTIFDHANAEINRGDKIALIGANGKGKSTLLRIIADRETFDGERKWGHNVEESFYAQHQLEALNIEHEILEEMSLAGTGKNELELRQLLGCFLFSGDDVFKKIKVLSGGEKARVALAKTIAMKGNFLMLDEPTNHLDMQSVEMLIEALNKYQGTFILVSHDRYFISKTANKIWVIEDGMVREFDGTYDEWTVYEEERARRKTAKPAPEPVVEKKPEPKKQTPVQNSELKKLQKEFQNKQRTFQKLEEQINKLNEEKVKLEAQLADPEFYADKDKFMKVDEAYRNLNTQLETLTRGYDKAFEEMLEYEEKLG; encoded by the coding sequence ATGTTGGTTTCATTACAGAATATCTCATTTTACTTCGGTTCCAGGCCTATATTGGAAAATGCCAGTTGGCAGGTAGATACAGGCCAGCGCATTGGCCTTGTGGGCAGCAATGGTGCGGGCAAGTCTACTTTGCTGCGCATCATCACCGGTGCTTATACCATTGATAGTGGTACTATCAACAAGCCCAAAGATGTGACTATTGGCTTCTTTAACCAGGATCTCCTGAGTTTCTCTACTGAGAATTCTATTCTTTCGGTAGGTATGCAGGCCTTCGAGCGTGCGCACGAGGTGGAGATAGAAATGAACAAGGTGCTGAAGGAGTTGGAGACAAAGCCGGACGATGAGGTATTGTTGGATAAATACAGTCACCTGCTGCACGATTTTGAGGTTGCGGGAGGCTATGAAATGGAACATAAAGCTGCGGAGGTACTGGAAGGACTGGGTTTTAGTACTACCGACCTGCAAAGGCCCTACAACCAGTTCAGCGGTGGCTGGAGGATGCGTGTGCTGCTGGCCAAAATGATGCTGCAGGCACCCGACCTGCTGCTGCTCGATGAGCCGACCAACCACCTTGACCTCCCGTCAATAGAATGGCTGGAGCGCTACCTGCAGGGATACCCCGGTAGTGTTATCATCGTTTCGCACGACAGGTACTTCCTGGACAGGATGGTGAACCGCATAGTAGAGGTATGGCAGCAGAGCCTGCACCTGTACACGGGCAACTACTCATTCTACCAGAAGGAGAAGGTAGAGCGTATGGAGCTGCAGCAACGGGCTTATGAGAACCAGAAGGATTATATCCGTCAGCAGGAACGTTTTATCGAGCGTTTCAAAGCAAAAGCATCAAAGGCGGCACAGGCTCAGAGTGCTATGAAGCGCCTGGACAAGCTGGATAAGATAGAAGCTCCCGATGCCTCTATTCCTACCATGAACATCAACTTTGACGTAAAAACACAGCCGGGCAAGATAATCTGCACGCTGAAAGATATATCCAAGAAGTTCGGAGAGCAAACCATCTTCGATCATGCCAATGCCGAGATCAACCGTGGCGATAAGATAGCCCTGATAGGCGCCAACGGTAAGGGTAAGTCTACCTTGCTCAGGATTATTGCCGATCGCGAGACCTTTGACGGTGAACGCAAATGGGGGCACAATGTAGAGGAGAGTTTCTACGCTCAGCACCAGCTGGAAGCGCTGAATATAGAACACGAGATACTGGAAGAGATGAGCCTGGCAGGTACGGGCAAGAACGAACTGGAGCTAAGGCAATTGTTAGGTTGCTTCCTGTTCAGCGGCGATGATGTCTTCAAGAAGATAAAGGTACTATCCGGAGGTGAAAAGGCGAGGGTAGCGCTGGCCAAGACCATTGCGATGAAAGGTAACTTCCTGATGCTGGATGAACCGACCAACCACCTGGATATGCAGAGTGTGGAAATGCTTATTGAGGCATTGAACAAATACCAGGGTACATTCATCCTTGTTTCGCACGACAGGTATTTTATCAGTAAAACAGCTAATAAGATATGGGTCATCGAAGACGGTATGGTACGCGAATTTGATGGTACTTATGATGAGTGGACGGTATACGAGGAGGAGAGGGCACGCCGCAAGACAGCCAAACCTGCTCCGGAACCGGTAGTTGAAAAGAAACCGGAACCTAAAAAGCAGACCCCTGTGCAAAATTCAGAACTGAAAAAGCTGCAAAAGGAGTTTCAGAATAAACAACGCACCTTCCAGAAACTGGAAGAGCAGATCAATAAGCTGAACGAAGAAAAGGTGAAACTGGAAGCCCAACTGGCCGACCCTGAGTTCTATGCGGATAAAGACAAGTTCATGAAGGTAGATGAGGCCTACCGCAACCTGAATACCCAACTGGAAACCTTGACCAGGGGCTACGACAAAGCTTTTGAAGAGATGCTGGAGTATGAAGAAAAGCTGGGTTAA
- a CDS encoding T9SS type A sorting domain-containing protein, with amino-acid sequence MKNILLFCSILFCSQALFAQNATYRYEFNNKLDEIYYKAPALAPQCTGAYSWDALNIGISHNVYNFDKGCGLVFIDSAGFLASGSYTIELYFKLDSIKGYKKIIDFDSMHKDPGMYNQNGKLVMYSKFTSTDSFFANGKYQYVAVTRNAGSKNVTLYYNDTLAGSLNDNSDQYVMDSNKVLIFFRDDNGTNNEQTSGAVAMIHISNYEMDASTLNSHYTNLASTLSVNKVQESADKIQVYPNPAGNVVHVVSVQPCSYILYDVTGRAIKTGSISTGDNTVDIHQSPAGLYMLRLTDSDYGTKVFRVLKQ; translated from the coding sequence ATGAAAAACATATTACTCTTTTGTTCGATTCTGTTTTGTTCGCAGGCGCTCTTTGCTCAGAATGCTACTTATCGGTATGAGTTTAATAATAAACTCGATGAGATATATTACAAGGCCCCGGCCCTCGCTCCGCAATGTACCGGAGCTTATAGCTGGGATGCATTGAATATAGGTATCTCACACAACGTATATAATTTTGATAAAGGTTGTGGTCTTGTATTCATTGATTCTGCCGGGTTCCTGGCTTCCGGTTCCTATACTATAGAGCTGTATTTCAAGCTGGATTCAATAAAGGGGTATAAGAAGATCATAGACTTTGACAGCATGCATAAAGACCCGGGGATGTACAACCAGAACGGAAAGCTGGTGATGTACAGTAAATTCACCTCTACGGACAGCTTTTTTGCGAATGGTAAATACCAATATGTGGCAGTTACCCGCAATGCAGGTTCTAAGAATGTCACACTGTATTATAACGACACGCTTGCGGGGTCGCTCAACGATAACTCCGATCAGTATGTAATGGATTCCAATAAGGTGCTCATATTCTTCCGCGACGACAATGGAACCAACAATGAACAGACAAGTGGTGCGGTGGCTATGATACACATATCCAATTATGAAATGGATGCCTCTACGCTGAACAGTCATTATACGAATCTGGCTTCAACGTTGTCTGTAAATAAAGTGCAGGAGTCAGCGGATAAAATACAGGTCTATCCCAATCCGGCAGGGAATGTGGTACATGTCGTATCAGTACAACCTTGCAGTTACATATTGTATGATGTAACCGGAAGGGCTATCAAAACAGGTAGTATCAGCACCGGGGATAATACGGTTGATATACATCAGTCTCCGGCCGGGTTATATATGCTCAGGTTGACAGATAGTGATTACGGCACTAAGGTGTTCCGGGTACTGAAGCAATAA
- a CDS encoding YajQ family cyclic di-GMP-binding protein, which yields MPSFDIASKVDLQTLDNAINVAQKEISTRYDFKGSHIDVELNKKDMVINLEVENEMQLGQVEDIIITKAMRQGLEANSFDRSKTHAASGKYIRKTVPVKNGIDRDMAKKIVKLIKDSGSKVQPAIQDDTIRVTGKKIDDLQDVIQMLRGANLDIPLQFVNMK from the coding sequence ATGCCTTCATTTGATATAGCAAGTAAAGTAGATCTGCAAACTTTGGATAACGCTATAAACGTAGCCCAAAAGGAGATATCCACCCGTTACGATTTTAAGGGTTCGCATATCGACGTTGAATTGAATAAGAAAGATATGGTCATCAACCTGGAGGTAGAAAATGAGATGCAACTTGGTCAGGTTGAGGATATAATCATCACCAAGGCTATGCGCCAGGGGTTGGAAGCAAACAGTTTCGACAGATCGAAAACTCATGCGGCTTCCGGCAAATACATCCGCAAGACCGTACCTGTGAAAAATGGCATCGACCGCGATATGGCTAAAAAGATAGTGAAACTGATAAAAGACAGCGGCTCAAAAGTTCAGCCTGCCATACAGGATGATACCATCAGGGTTACAGGTAAAAAGATAGATGACTTACAGGATGTAATACAGATGCTACGCGGCGCTAACCTGGATATTCCATTGCAGTTCGTGAATATGAAGTAG
- the rfbC gene encoding dTDP-4-dehydrorhamnose 3,5-epimerase produces MNVIETPIKGLLIIEPRVFNDDRGYFFESFNSNTFKQATGLDINFVQDNQARSTINVLRGLHYQNAPHAQTKLIRALEGAIWDVVVDLRKDSDTYGRWYGIELSAENKRQFLVPRGFAHGYSVLTPTAEVFYKCDDFYSKEDEGGVYYADPELNIDWKIDLADAIVSDKDKVQPKLVENNSRF; encoded by the coding sequence ATGAACGTTATTGAGACTCCCATAAAAGGACTGCTGATCATTGAACCCAGGGTGTTCAATGACGACAGGGGATATTTCTTTGAAAGCTTTAACAGTAACACTTTCAAACAAGCTACAGGACTGGATATCAATTTTGTTCAGGACAACCAGGCAAGATCTACTATCAATGTACTGCGCGGGCTGCATTACCAGAATGCACCACACGCACAGACAAAACTGATACGCGCGCTGGAAGGTGCAATATGGGATGTGGTCGTAGACCTGCGCAAAGACAGCGATACTTACGGACGTTGGTATGGTATTGAATTATCTGCTGAAAATAAAAGGCAATTCCTGGTGCCTAGAGGATTTGCACATGGCTACTCGGTATTGACACCCACAGCAGAAGTCTTCTACAAATGTGACGACTTTTACAGCAAGGAAGATGAGGGCGGAGTATATTATGCAGACCCTGAACTGAATATAGACTGGAAAATAGATCTTGCAGATGCAATTGTCTCAGACAAAGACAAAGTACAACCTAAGCTCGTTGAGAACAATAGCAGGTTTTAA